A part of Streptomyces sp. NBC_01451 genomic DNA contains:
- a CDS encoding carbohydrate ABC transporter permease: protein MTTTAPEIGQKKPGRSKRGGVMVNTGLYIATGVAGLLFLLPFYLIVRNSLMTDPEITGENWKWFPTDIQWGNITEPFNDVTVDFAQSMWNSVVVAVLHTTGILLVCSLAGYGLARIPYKHANKVFYLVLTTLMVPTAVTFVPSFVLVSSLGWVDSYRGLIIPGLFSGFTCFLFRQYFLGFPKELEEAARVDGLGYWGAYWRVVVPNSLNFFAAIATITFINGWNAFLWPLVIGQDPSAWTVQVALSSYMTNQTVNFHLIFMATAISILPLVFVFLFLQRWLVQGIAQTGIKG from the coding sequence GTGACCACCACAGCACCCGAGATCGGGCAGAAGAAGCCGGGCAGGTCCAAGCGCGGCGGCGTCATGGTCAACACCGGTCTGTACATCGCGACCGGAGTCGCCGGCCTCCTCTTCCTGCTCCCCTTCTATCTGATCGTCCGCAACTCCCTGATGACGGACCCGGAGATCACCGGCGAGAACTGGAAGTGGTTCCCCACCGACATCCAGTGGGGCAACATCACCGAGCCGTTCAACGACGTCACCGTGGACTTCGCCCAGTCCATGTGGAACTCCGTGGTCGTCGCCGTCCTGCACACCACGGGCATCCTCCTGGTGTGCTCGCTCGCCGGGTACGGGCTCGCCCGCATCCCCTACAAGCACGCCAACAAGGTGTTCTACCTGGTCCTGACCACCCTGATGGTCCCGACCGCCGTGACCTTCGTGCCCAGCTTCGTCCTGGTCTCGTCCCTCGGCTGGGTGGACAGTTACCGAGGTCTCATCATCCCGGGCCTCTTCAGCGGTTTCACCTGCTTCCTCTTTCGGCAGTACTTCCTGGGGTTCCCGAAGGAGCTGGAGGAGGCGGCGCGCGTGGACGGGCTCGGCTATTGGGGTGCGTACTGGCGTGTCGTCGTACCCAACTCGCTGAACTTCTTCGCGGCGATCGCCACGATCACCTTCATCAACGGCTGGAACGCCTTCCTGTGGCCGCTGGTCATCGGCCAGGACCCCAGCGCCTGGACGGTGCAGGTGGCACTGTCTTCGTACATGACGAACCAGACGGTCAACTTCCACCTGATCTTCATGGCGACCGCTATTTCCATCCTGCCCCTGGTGTTCGTGTTCCTCTTCCTCCAGCGCTGGCTGGTGCAGGGGATCGCACAGACAGGCATCAAGGGCTGA
- a CDS encoding glycoside hydrolase family 2 TIM barrel-domain containing protein: MSFRTTAASIAATDYVEDVSPGRGALPPRAWYASSDAGSLSLNGSWRFRLSPTADGADDSFAEPGFDAGDWTEVTVPGHWVLQGDGAFGSPIYTNHLYPFPVDPPRVPTQNPTGDHLHVFDLPSDWPDLSDGGAVLRFDGVESCARVWLNGTDIGEFKGSRLAHEFAVGQLLKPSGNVLAVRVHQWSAGSYLEDQDQWWLPGIFRDVTLLHRPPASVLDFFVHSSYDHTTGEGTLRVESDVEGRVTVPELDIDVRTGDPVTVAVEPWTAETPRLYDGELVTAGERVPLRIGFRTVELADGLIKVNGRAILFKGVNRHEWHPEKGRTLDLETMRADVLLMKRHNLNAVRTSHYPPHPAFLDLCDEYGLWVIDECDLETHGFTEQNWRDNPVDDDRWTPALLDRASRMVERDKNHPSVVIWSLGNEAGTGRGLTAMAQWIHSRDSSRLVHYEGDWDCRDTDMYSRMYADHAETERIGQGLDGGTQKRRGLPFILCEYGHAMGNGPGGIADYQRIFEAHDRIQGGFIWEWIDHGIKDERFGYAYGGDFGEELHDGNFVCDGLIFPDRTPSPGLVEYKKVIEPVRIEGDAGDGTVRVTNAYDFADLSALTFTWSYDVDGTSVGTGTLAVPASLAPGESADVKLPEPPADARGDAEALWTVRALLAEESSWGAEGHPVAWGQFPASARPLPTVAPSAAPVSADGVITLGPASFDARTGALRSIGDREVRELRLDVWRAPTDNDFGAAWQPDIRYGVLWRKLGLHRMQHRLDSVESGDNALTVRTRVAPAAAEVGLNTVYRWTSDGDKLKLTVSVDPEGDWTLPLPKLGIRLGLSDADRVTWFGGGPGEGYPDTKSASSLGRWESTVDGLQTPYLRPQENGARADVRWAELGGLRIDGDPEFWFTARRWTSEQLDAADHLTDLTPGDTVWVNLDHGQQGIGSQSCGPGALPQYLLRVQPAEFSVVFSAVDG; this comes from the coding sequence ATGTCCTTCCGCACCACGGCAGCGTCCATCGCGGCGACCGACTACGTCGAAGACGTCTCACCCGGCCGCGGGGCCCTTCCGCCCCGCGCCTGGTACGCGTCCTCGGACGCCGGTTCGCTGTCCCTGAACGGCAGTTGGCGTTTCCGGCTGTCGCCGACCGCCGACGGGGCGGACGACTCGTTCGCCGAGCCGGGGTTCGACGCCGGGGACTGGACCGAGGTGACGGTCCCCGGTCACTGGGTCCTCCAGGGGGACGGGGCGTTCGGTTCGCCGATCTACACCAACCACCTCTACCCCTTCCCGGTGGACCCGCCGCGGGTGCCGACCCAGAACCCGACCGGCGACCACCTGCACGTCTTCGACCTGCCGTCCGACTGGCCCGACCTGTCGGACGGCGGGGCTGTGCTGCGCTTCGACGGCGTCGAGTCGTGCGCCCGGGTGTGGCTGAACGGCACGGACATCGGTGAGTTCAAGGGGTCCCGGCTGGCGCACGAGTTCGCCGTCGGACAGCTGCTGAAGCCCAGCGGCAACGTCCTCGCCGTCCGGGTCCACCAGTGGTCGGCGGGCTCCTACCTGGAGGACCAGGACCAGTGGTGGCTGCCGGGCATCTTCCGCGACGTCACCCTGCTGCACCGGCCGCCGGCCAGTGTTCTCGACTTCTTCGTGCACTCCTCGTACGACCACACGACCGGCGAGGGCACGCTCCGCGTCGAGTCCGACGTCGAGGGGCGAGTCACCGTCCCCGAGTTGGACATCGATGTCAGGACCGGTGATCCGGTGACGGTCGCGGTCGAGCCGTGGACCGCCGAGACGCCCCGCCTGTACGACGGCGAGCTGGTCACCGCGGGCGAGCGGGTGCCGTTGCGCATCGGCTTCCGGACCGTCGAACTGGCGGACGGGCTCATCAAGGTCAACGGCAGGGCCATCCTCTTCAAGGGCGTCAACCGGCACGAGTGGCACCCCGAGAAGGGACGCACCCTCGACCTGGAGACCATGCGGGCCGACGTGCTGCTGATGAAGCGGCACAACCTGAACGCGGTGCGCACCTCGCACTACCCGCCGCACCCCGCCTTCCTCGACCTGTGCGACGAGTACGGCCTGTGGGTCATCGACGAGTGCGACCTGGAGACCCACGGCTTCACCGAGCAGAACTGGCGCGACAACCCCGTCGACGACGACCGCTGGACCCCAGCTCTCCTGGACCGCGCGTCCCGGATGGTCGAGCGCGACAAGAACCATCCGTCGGTCGTCATCTGGTCGCTGGGCAACGAGGCCGGCACCGGACGCGGGCTGACCGCCATGGCCCAGTGGATCCACAGCCGCGACAGCTCCCGGCTCGTGCACTACGAGGGCGACTGGGACTGCCGCGACACCGACATGTACTCCCGCATGTACGCCGACCACGCGGAGACCGAGCGCATCGGCCAGGGACTGGACGGCGGCACGCAGAAGCGGCGCGGGCTCCCCTTCATCCTGTGCGAGTACGGGCACGCCATGGGCAACGGCCCCGGCGGCATCGCCGACTACCAGCGGATCTTCGAGGCCCACGACCGCATCCAGGGCGGCTTCATCTGGGAGTGGATCGACCACGGCATCAAGGACGAGCGGTTCGGCTACGCGTACGGCGGCGACTTCGGCGAGGAGCTGCACGACGGCAACTTCGTCTGCGACGGGCTGATCTTCCCGGACCGGACGCCGTCACCGGGGCTCGTCGAGTACAAGAAGGTGATCGAGCCGGTCCGCATCGAGGGCGACGCCGGGGACGGGACCGTGCGCGTGACGAACGCGTACGACTTCGCCGACCTGTCCGCGCTCACCTTCACCTGGTCGTACGACGTCGACGGCACCTCGGTCGGGACCGGCACCCTGGCGGTGCCCGCGTCCCTGGCCCCCGGCGAGTCGGCGGACGTGAAGCTCCCCGAGCCGCCCGCCGACGCGCGCGGCGACGCGGAGGCGCTGTGGACCGTACGGGCGCTGCTGGCCGAGGAGTCGTCCTGGGGCGCCGAGGGACACCCGGTGGCCTGGGGCCAGTTCCCGGCGTCCGCACGCCCGCTGCCGACGGTCGCCCCCTCGGCCGCACCCGTCTCCGCCGACGGGGTCATCACCCTGGGCCCGGCCTCCTTCGACGCGCGCACGGGCGCGCTGCGGTCCATCGGCGACCGTGAAGTGCGGGAGCTGCGGCTGGACGTGTGGCGGGCGCCCACCGACAACGACTTCGGCGCGGCCTGGCAGCCCGACATCCGCTACGGCGTGCTCTGGCGCAAGCTGGGCCTGCACCGGATGCAACACCGCCTGGACTCCGTCGAGTCGGGCGACAACGCGCTGACGGTACGGACCCGGGTGGCGCCCGCGGCGGCCGAGGTGGGCCTCAACACGGTGTACCGCTGGACGTCCGACGGCGACAAGCTGAAGCTGACCGTGTCGGTCGACCCGGAGGGCGACTGGACGCTGCCCCTGCCGAAGCTGGGAATCCGGCTGGGACTGTCGGACGCGGACCGGGTCACCTGGTTCGGCGGCGGCCCCGGCGAAGGGTACCCGGACACCAAATCGGCCTCCTCGCTGGGCCGTTGGGAGTCGACGGTCGACGGCCTCCAGACCCCCTATCTCCGCCCGCAGGAGAACGGCGCCCGTGCCGACGTCCGCTGGGCGGAGCTCGGCGGGCTGCGGATCGACGGGGACCCGGAGTTCTGGTTCACGGCCCGCCGCTGGACGAGCGAACAGCTCGACGCGGCCGACCACCTCACCGACCTGACCCCGGGCGACACGGTCTGGGTCAACCTCGACCACGGGCAGCAGGGCATCGGCTCGCAGTCCTGCGGGCCGGGCGCGCTTCCGCAGTACCTGCTGCGGGTTCAGCCCGCTGAATTCTCCGTTGTCTTCTCGGCAGTCGATGGCTGA
- a CDS encoding ABC transporter ATP-binding protein: MSGSIEVRGLSRTFHTTVRRPGFTGALRSLVQPERVAKDAVSDITFDVAPGELLALLGPNGAGKSTTIKMLTGILTPTSGEARVAGVVPYQERERNARNIGAVFGQRTQLWWDLPVRESFSILRDIYEIPKPEHAVRLQEFDDLLELSTFWDTRVRHLSLGQRVRCDLAAALLHDPPVVFLDEPTIGMDVVVKEQVREFLRHQVEERGRTVLLTTHDMTEVERLAERVVLVNHGRLVLDGTLDEIRKRFGSTWQVRATLADPHAEVEALPGIALLRREGPQVVFGPDAQDGPDTPTVHQALKRVIERYEVTDIALDEADLEDVMRAAYVQAEAPEPRGGG, translated from the coding sequence GTGAGTGGTTCCATAGAGGTCCGCGGGCTCTCCCGGACCTTCCACACCACCGTGCGGCGACCCGGTTTCACCGGGGCGCTGCGCTCCCTCGTCCAGCCGGAACGGGTCGCGAAGGACGCCGTCTCCGACATCACCTTCGACGTGGCGCCGGGTGAACTCCTGGCCCTGCTCGGGCCGAACGGCGCCGGCAAGTCGACGACCATCAAGATGCTCACCGGCATCCTGACTCCCACGTCCGGCGAGGCACGCGTCGCCGGTGTGGTGCCGTACCAGGAGCGTGAGCGCAACGCCCGCAACATCGGGGCGGTGTTCGGCCAGCGCACCCAGCTCTGGTGGGACCTGCCGGTGCGCGAGTCGTTCTCGATCCTCCGGGACATCTACGAGATACCGAAGCCCGAACACGCCGTACGCCTCCAGGAGTTCGACGACCTGCTGGAACTGTCCACGTTCTGGGACACCCGCGTACGGCATCTGTCGCTGGGCCAGCGGGTGCGCTGCGACCTGGCGGCGGCGCTGCTGCACGACCCGCCGGTGGTGTTCCTCGACGAACCCACCATCGGGATGGACGTGGTGGTCAAGGAGCAGGTGCGCGAGTTCCTGCGCCACCAGGTCGAGGAGCGCGGCCGGACCGTGCTGCTCACCACCCACGACATGACGGAGGTCGAGCGGCTCGCCGAGCGGGTCGTCCTCGTCAACCACGGCCGCCTCGTGCTGGACGGCACGCTGGACGAGATCAGGAAGCGGTTCGGCTCGACCTGGCAGGTCAGGGCGACACTGGCCGACCCGCACGCCGAGGTCGAGGCGCTCCCGGGCATCGCGCTGCTCCGCCGCGAGGGCCCGCAGGTCGTCTTCGGCCCGGACGCTCAGGACGGTCCGGACACCCCGACGGTCCACCAGGCGCTCAAGCGGGTCATCGAGCGGTACGAGGTGACGGACATCGCCCTCGACGAGGCCGACCTGGAGGACGTGATGCGCGCCGCGTACGTCCAGGCCGAGGCACCCGAACCGCGCGGAGGCGGCTGA
- a CDS encoding ABC transporter substrate-binding protein yields the protein MSALSNSNWDRRNVLRAAMGLAAAGGLTACGGNTGRSSGGSGDALVQYFHAYGEAGTEQAIKKYAKAYKGANVTTQWITGSNFEQKLFAALLTKNAPDVFEFHPQIQLIKSGQVADLSDIINPVKDDFNQADITSHTVDGKIYGVRMIDDPQFFFYRPSLFAKAKVEVPTTLEELIEAAAKLKTGKIKGAYLGNDLTPIQNNLIWSAGADTLTADNKPAFNTDEVAAGLKQLRTLFTSGNLLLGAPTDWWDPSAFTQGLTAIQWCGMWAMPAMIEALGDDIGIFPFPKVGSAGRQSVTNGGWSMFVNAKGKNVEAAKEYVKWLWIDQKQYQEDWATSYGFHIPPRTSIAQSATKLKTGLPAEGVKLFNEFGHFDNIGWTQAMIASVNDVMANSVRKDDDPKAQLDACEKKVDTELKKLFG from the coding sequence ATGTCGGCATTGAGCAACAGCAACTGGGACCGCCGGAACGTTCTGCGGGCCGCCATGGGTCTGGCAGCCGCCGGCGGACTGACCGCGTGCGGCGGGAACACCGGCCGCAGCAGCGGCGGGTCGGGCGACGCGCTCGTCCAGTACTTCCACGCGTACGGCGAGGCGGGCACCGAGCAGGCCATCAAGAAGTACGCGAAGGCCTACAAGGGCGCCAACGTGACCACGCAGTGGATCACCGGCTCCAACTTCGAACAGAAGCTGTTCGCCGCGCTGCTCACCAAGAACGCACCCGACGTCTTCGAGTTCCACCCGCAGATCCAGCTCATCAAGAGCGGCCAGGTCGCGGACCTGTCCGACATCATCAACCCGGTCAAGGACGACTTCAACCAGGCGGACATCACGTCGCACACGGTCGACGGCAAGATCTACGGCGTCCGGATGATCGACGACCCGCAGTTCTTCTTCTACCGCCCCTCGCTCTTCGCGAAGGCCAAGGTCGAGGTGCCGACCACGCTGGAGGAGCTGATCGAGGCCGCCGCCAAGCTCAAGACCGGCAAGATCAAGGGCGCCTACCTCGGCAACGACCTCACCCCGATCCAGAACAACCTGATCTGGTCGGCCGGCGCCGACACGCTCACCGCCGACAACAAGCCCGCCTTCAACACGGACGAGGTCGCGGCGGGACTGAAGCAGCTGCGGACCCTGTTCACCAGCGGCAACCTGCTGCTCGGCGCCCCCACCGACTGGTGGGACCCCTCGGCCTTCACCCAGGGCCTGACGGCGATCCAGTGGTGCGGCATGTGGGCCATGCCCGCCATGATCGAGGCGCTCGGCGACGACATCGGCATCTTCCCCTTCCCGAAGGTCGGATCGGCCGGCAGGCAGTCGGTCACCAACGGCGGCTGGTCGATGTTCGTCAACGCCAAGGGCAAGAACGTCGAGGCGGCCAAGGAATACGTGAAGTGGCTGTGGATCGACCAGAAGCAGTACCAGGAGGACTGGGCCACCTCCTACGGCTTCCACATCCCGCCGCGCACGTCGATCGCCCAGAGCGCCACCAAGCTCAAGACCGGTCTGCCGGCCGAGGGTGTCAAGCTGTTCAACGAGTTCGGCCACTTCGACAACATCGGCTGGACCCAGGCCATGATCGCCTCGGTCAACGACGTGATGGCCAACTCCGTGCGCAAGGACGACGACCCGAAGGCCCAGCTCGACGCCTGCGAGAAGAAGGTCGACACCGAGCTCAAGAAGCTCTTCGGATAG
- a CDS encoding ROK family transcriptional regulator gives MKRTSRDIRTANRYEVLRQIIAESPTSRQELAAATGLSLATVATLVGELIDLRMLTEVGFEDSAGGRPRGLVAVNTAGGALIGVDIAETYVRVELFDLGLNVLARAAEHMRPGESRPEQVVGHVITAVGSVVAQAGIEGARVLGVGVSVPGQVDRVTGVAEYAPNWDWHDVPLLDLLTEHIAYPLHLDNPLRACAVAELWFGAVRGHANAVVVNLGTGVGAGLVIGGAVHRGVSNSAGEWGHTTLVLDGRPCHCGNHGCVETYVGAPGIMLNLAELDPGGTLLHPDDQTATVDALARGVAAGDPVAVRVIRDMARYLGASISDLVNLLNPEIVVLSSWVAATLGEPLVAEVREAVARHALKRPLAATEIVLSPIPGDPVCLGAATFALEGALSAVTQRSSAARRGGPVPLK, from the coding sequence GTGAAGCGCACATCACGTGACATCCGCACCGCGAACCGCTACGAGGTGCTGCGCCAGATCATCGCCGAGTCGCCGACGTCCCGGCAGGAGCTGGCCGCCGCCACCGGGCTCAGTCTCGCCACGGTCGCCACCCTCGTCGGGGAGCTCATCGACCTGCGGATGCTGACCGAGGTCGGCTTCGAGGACTCGGCGGGCGGGCGCCCGAGGGGACTGGTGGCCGTCAACACGGCGGGCGGCGCGCTGATCGGCGTCGACATCGCGGAGACGTACGTCCGGGTCGAGCTGTTCGACCTGGGGCTGAACGTCCTGGCCCGCGCCGCCGAGCACATGCGCCCCGGCGAGAGCCGCCCCGAGCAGGTGGTCGGGCATGTCATCACGGCCGTCGGTTCGGTGGTCGCGCAGGCCGGGATCGAGGGCGCCCGCGTCCTCGGCGTCGGCGTGAGCGTGCCGGGGCAGGTGGACCGGGTCACCGGTGTCGCCGAGTACGCGCCGAACTGGGACTGGCACGACGTGCCCCTCCTCGACCTGCTCACCGAGCACATCGCCTATCCGCTGCACCTCGACAACCCGCTGCGCGCCTGCGCCGTGGCGGAGCTGTGGTTCGGGGCCGTACGCGGCCACGCCAACGCGGTCGTGGTGAACCTCGGGACGGGCGTCGGCGCCGGCCTCGTGATCGGCGGCGCGGTGCACCGCGGGGTGAGCAACAGCGCCGGGGAGTGGGGGCACACGACCCTCGTCCTGGACGGGCGGCCCTGCCACTGCGGCAACCACGGATGCGTCGAGACGTATGTCGGCGCGCCCGGGATCATGCTGAACCTGGCGGAGCTGGACCCGGGCGGCACACTGCTGCATCCCGACGACCAGACGGCGACCGTCGACGCGCTGGCCCGTGGGGTCGCCGCCGGTGATCCGGTGGCCGTCAGGGTGATCCGGGACATGGCCCGGTATCTGGGCGCGAGCATCTCCGACCTGGTGAACCTGCTCAATCCCGAGATCGTCGTGCTGAGCAGCTGGGTCGCGGCCACACTGGGCGAGCCGCTGGTCGCCGAGGTGCGTGAGGCCGTGGCCCGGCACGCGCTGAAACGGCCCCTGGCGGCCACCGAGATCGTCCTCTCCCCCATCCCGGGGGACCCGGTGTGCCTGGGCGCGGCGACCTTCGCCCTCGAAGGCGCCCTGTCGGCGGTGACCCAGCGGTCGTCGGCAGCCCGGCGGGGCGGTCCGGTGCCACTGAAATAG
- a CDS encoding ABC transporter permease produces MNAVRIAWRITRLNFRAQLEYRSEFLLMIGIGAIWQVSVIVFATVLLTRFTGMGGWDSSEVLLIPATRMLAHGIFVLFLGRMHGIGRIIQEGMIDTYLVRPMPVFRQVQLSVFPTNAIGDLTVAVGLMVGALSRSDLDWTAGRITYLVVCVLGGMLLEAALFTAVACASLRFPAADYWGRWLEELLGTFGSYPLNVLPRAVSGFLTFGLPLAFVAYFPAAVLTGHGHDTGVPYWLAAASPLLGLAAFLGARLLWRWSLGHYTGVNG; encoded by the coding sequence GTGAACGCCGTACGTATCGCGTGGCGCATCACGCGCCTCAACTTCCGTGCCCAGCTGGAGTACCGCTCCGAGTTCCTGCTGATGATCGGGATCGGCGCCATCTGGCAGGTGTCGGTGATCGTGTTCGCCACGGTGCTGCTGACCCGGTTCACCGGGATGGGCGGCTGGGACAGCTCGGAGGTACTGCTGATCCCGGCGACCCGGATGCTGGCACACGGCATCTTCGTGCTGTTCCTCGGGCGGATGCACGGCATCGGCAGGATCATCCAGGAGGGGATGATCGACACCTATCTGGTCCGCCCCATGCCGGTCTTCCGACAGGTCCAGCTGTCCGTGTTCCCCACCAACGCCATCGGCGACCTGACGGTGGCCGTGGGCCTGATGGTGGGCGCGCTCTCCCGCAGCGACCTGGACTGGACGGCCGGCCGCATCACGTACCTCGTGGTCTGTGTCCTCGGCGGGATGCTCCTGGAGGCGGCCCTGTTCACGGCGGTGGCCTGCGCGTCGCTGCGCTTCCCGGCCGCCGACTACTGGGGGCGCTGGCTGGAGGAGCTGCTCGGCACGTTCGGCAGCTATCCGCTCAACGTGCTGCCGAGGGCGGTGAGCGGCTTCCTCACCTTCGGGCTGCCGCTCGCGTTCGTCGCGTACTTCCCGGCGGCGGTACTGACCGGCCACGGCCACGACACGGGCGTGCCGTACTGGCTGGCGGCGGCATCCCCGCTGCTGGGCCTGGCGGCGTTCCTGGGGGCGCGGCTGCTGTGGCGGTGGAGCCTCGGGCACTACACGGGGGTCAACGGGTGA
- a CDS encoding ABC-2 family transporter protein, producing MAVLHAWRAARVTPLGELYAPPRMTAALIRLTVQVVLVASLWNGLYQQTGTTAGIDREQAVTYAVMAVLASRLRELDQYAGRDTVLQHMHFGTIVYWYLRPLAPQRYYALRALGEQLYGFAWALAGFALCLAAGVVQPPESAAVAGVFALSLLLGQLVLYYVMLVIDQFCFWTLRNGAAMLILIFAQNLLSGVYAPLWFFPDWFITLSSFLPFQATLSVPLSLYVGRIPLSDAAFQLSVQAGWILLLALFTRFLWRRAALRVVSQGG from the coding sequence ATGGCCGTCCTGCACGCCTGGCGGGCCGCCAGGGTCACCCCTCTCGGTGAGCTGTACGCCCCGCCCCGGATGACCGCCGCCCTGATCCGGCTGACCGTCCAGGTGGTCCTGGTCGCGTCCCTGTGGAACGGCCTCTACCAACAGACCGGCACGACGGCCGGGATCGACCGCGAGCAGGCGGTGACGTACGCCGTCATGGCCGTACTCGCCTCCCGGCTGCGGGAGTTGGACCAGTACGCGGGCCGTGACACCGTGCTCCAGCACATGCACTTCGGCACGATCGTGTACTGGTACCTGCGCCCGCTGGCACCCCAGCGCTACTACGCGCTGCGGGCGCTCGGCGAGCAGTTGTACGGGTTCGCGTGGGCACTGGCCGGCTTCGCCCTCTGCCTGGCCGCCGGGGTGGTCCAACCGCCCGAATCAGCCGCTGTGGCCGGGGTGTTCGCGCTCAGTCTGCTGCTCGGGCAGCTGGTCCTCTACTACGTCATGCTCGTCATCGACCAGTTCTGCTTCTGGACGCTGCGCAACGGCGCCGCGATGCTCATCCTGATCTTCGCGCAGAACCTGCTGTCCGGGGTGTACGCACCGCTGTGGTTCTTCCCTGACTGGTTCATCACCCTCAGCTCCTTCCTGCCCTTCCAGGCCACGCTGAGCGTGCCGCTGTCGCTGTACGTGGGGCGCATCCCGCTCTCGGACGCAGCCTTCCAGCTCTCCGTGCAGGCCGGCTGGATTCTCCTGCTGGCCCTGTTCACCCGGTTCCTGTGGCGGCGGGCCGCCCTCCGAGTCGTCTCCCAGGGAGGCTGA
- a CDS encoding carbohydrate ABC transporter permease translates to MSTTTTRGVAQPAPAKVSNDRPRRALRASSTFNFWLFTGPFLIGLIVFVFVPIGWSIYLSFFEARFTVTPSDFVGFENYKQVLTDVDFLNSLVTFTVFAAFIVPATWALSLGLALLVNRLRFMRAFFRSVFFLPTAVSYVAASLIWKMSIFNGVRFGLANTVIGWFGVDNIAWLASPDPPWYWLVIVTVRLWLQSGFYMILFIAALQNIPRELYEAASIDGAKPGWQTFRYITLPQLRATSTAVILLLLVAAYQAFDEFFNLLSKATWGQPPLVELYKMALGENQNYGAGSAGAVVLTMLICVVTLLQGKIMGFGRGEEGK, encoded by the coding sequence ATGTCGACCACCACCACGCGCGGGGTCGCCCAGCCCGCCCCGGCCAAGGTCTCCAACGACCGGCCGAGGCGGGCCCTGCGGGCGAGCAGCACCTTCAACTTCTGGCTCTTCACCGGGCCGTTCCTCATCGGCCTGATCGTCTTCGTCTTCGTGCCCATCGGCTGGAGCATCTATCTCAGCTTCTTCGAGGCACGCTTCACCGTCACACCCAGCGACTTCGTCGGCTTCGAGAACTACAAGCAGGTCCTGACCGACGTCGACTTCCTGAACTCGCTCGTCACGTTCACCGTGTTCGCGGCGTTCATCGTCCCCGCCACCTGGGCCCTCTCGCTGGGCCTGGCGCTGCTGGTGAACCGGCTGCGGTTCATGCGCGCCTTCTTCCGGTCGGTCTTCTTCCTGCCCACGGCGGTCAGTTACGTCGCCGCCTCGCTGATCTGGAAGATGTCCATCTTCAACGGGGTGCGGTTCGGCCTCGCCAACACCGTCATCGGCTGGTTCGGCGTCGACAACATCGCCTGGCTCGCGTCCCCGGATCCGCCCTGGTACTGGCTGGTCATCGTGACCGTGCGACTGTGGCTCCAGTCGGGCTTCTACATGATCCTGTTCATCGCGGCGCTGCAGAACATCCCGCGCGAGCTGTACGAGGCCGCCTCCATCGACGGCGCCAAGCCGGGCTGGCAGACCTTCCGCTACATCACGCTGCCCCAGCTGCGGGCGACGTCGACCGCGGTGATCCTGCTCCTGCTGGTCGCGGCCTACCAGGCCTTCGACGAGTTCTTCAACCTGCTCTCCAAGGCCACCTGGGGACAGCCACCGCTGGTCGAGCTCTACAAGATGGCCCTCGGTGAGAACCAGAACTACGGCGCGGGCAGCGCGGGCGCTGTCGTGCTGACGATGCTGATCTGCGTCGTCACCCTGTTGCAGGGCAAGATCATGGGCTTCGGAAGGGGTGAGGAGGGCAAGTGA